A portion of the Sulfuriferula sp. AH1 genome contains these proteins:
- the dnaX gene encoding DNA polymerase III subunit gamma/tau, with amino-acid sequence MAYQVLARKWRPRTFAELAGQAHVVRALSNALTQNRLHHAYLFTGTRGVGKTTVARILAKALNCETGITATPCGVCSACTQIDAGRFVDLLELDAASNTGIDNMREVLDNAQYAPTVGRFKVYIIDEVHMLSKAAFNSMLKTLEEPPEHVKFILATTDPQKIPITVLSRCLQFNLKQMPPELVREHLTKVLELEGIPSQPAALQLIARAAQGSMRDALSLLDQAIAYGSGEVLTDTVHGMLGAIDQRYLFNLLFALIANDGATLLNEAEQMAVRSIDFNAALQNLAALLQQIALAQIVPAALADDTPDRDTIIDLAARLDAQTVQLYYQICLLGRRDLGLAPDEFAGFSMTLLRMLAFLPQTGNVNLPQPAPAPAPAPAPAPVPAAQRTQAPQAPQASPAAAPEAAAATPAETPAPAIAEHHVAQTTAPAPVFNGDWAELVGQLKLGGQARMLALQCELQQFAADTMRLLVPVEHKHLTDKSYQDKLRESLGSHFGRPIRLEISLTEEIANTPIKQQNDARAARQAEAESIIQDDPFVRDAINQLDARIVSIQPVDQSAN; translated from the coding sequence ATGGCTTATCAAGTATTAGCGCGTAAATGGCGCCCCCGAACCTTTGCAGAACTTGCCGGACAGGCGCACGTAGTGCGTGCGCTGAGCAATGCGCTGACCCAAAACCGCCTGCATCACGCGTACCTGTTTACCGGTACACGCGGTGTCGGCAAGACCACGGTAGCGCGAATTCTGGCCAAGGCGCTCAACTGCGAGACCGGCATTACCGCCACCCCCTGCGGCGTATGTTCCGCCTGCACGCAAATCGACGCCGGGCGCTTTGTTGACTTGCTGGAACTGGACGCGGCGTCCAATACCGGCATCGACAACATGCGCGAGGTGCTGGATAACGCGCAATACGCACCGACCGTCGGACGTTTCAAGGTCTACATCATCGACGAAGTGCACATGCTTTCCAAAGCAGCGTTCAACTCCATGCTGAAAACGCTGGAAGAACCGCCCGAACACGTCAAATTCATCCTCGCCACGACCGATCCGCAGAAAATCCCCATCACCGTGCTGTCGCGCTGCCTGCAGTTCAATCTCAAGCAGATGCCGCCGGAACTGGTGCGCGAACACCTGACCAAAGTACTGGAGCTCGAAGGCATACCCTCACAGCCCGCCGCACTGCAGCTGATCGCCCGTGCCGCGCAAGGCAGCATGCGCGACGCGCTGTCATTGCTGGATCAGGCTATCGCCTACGGCAGCGGCGAAGTATTGACCGACACCGTACACGGCATGCTCGGCGCCATTGATCAGCGCTACCTGTTTAATCTGCTGTTCGCGCTCATCGCCAACGACGGCGCAACCTTGCTGAACGAAGCCGAACAAATGGCAGTACGCAGTATCGATTTCAACGCCGCGTTACAGAATCTGGCGGCATTATTGCAACAAATCGCGCTGGCCCAAATCGTACCCGCCGCACTGGCCGATGACACGCCGGACCGCGACACGATCATTGATCTGGCAGCACGGCTCGACGCGCAAACCGTTCAGCTTTATTACCAGATATGCCTGCTGGGTCGCCGCGATCTCGGCCTGGCGCCTGACGAATTTGCCGGCTTCAGCATGACCTTGCTGCGCATGCTGGCTTTCCTGCCACAAACCGGCAATGTCAACCTGCCGCAACCTGCACCTGCACCTGCACCTGCACCTGCACCTGCACCTGTACCTGCAGCGCAACGCACACAAGCACCACAAGCACCACAAGCATCCCCTGCCGCAGCGCCAGAGGCTGCAGCAGCCACACCTGCTGAAACGCCTGCCCCCGCAATAGCTGAACACCATGTCGCCCAAACGACGGCGCCAGCTCCCGTTTTCAATGGCGACTGGGCCGAATTGGTCGGCCAGCTCAAGCTCGGCGGACAAGCCCGCATGCTGGCATTGCAGTGCGAACTGCAGCAATTCGCAGCGGATACCATGCGGCTGCTTGTACCTGTCGAGCACAAGCACCTGACCGACAAGTCCTATCAGGACAAGCTGCGCGAATCGTTAGGCAGCCATTTCGGCCGCCCGATCCGGCTTGAAATCAGCCTCACCGAAGAAATTGCGAATACGCCGATCAAGCAGCAG
- the rpsU gene encoding 30S ribosomal protein S21, whose product MPSVRVKENEPFEVAMRRFKRTVEKTGLLTELRAREFYEKPTAERKRKLAAAVKRHYKRIRSQTLPPKMY is encoded by the coding sequence ATGCCTAGTGTTCGTGTTAAGGAAAATGAGCCGTTTGAAGTAGCGATGCGTCGTTTCAAGCGTACTGTTGAAAAGACCGGTCTGTTGACCGAGTTGCGTGCTCGCGAGTTTTATGAAAAGCCGACTGCAGAGCGCAAGCGCAAGCTGGCAGCCGCAGTAAAGCGTCACTACAAACGCATTCGTAGTCAAACTCTTCCTCCGAAAATGTATTGA
- a CDS encoding GatB/YqeY domain-containing protein produces MSLKARITEDMKSAMRAKETARLGAIRLLLAAIKQREVDERIELDDAQIVAAIDKMLKQRRDSIAQFEAAGRQELADIEHFEISVLQAYMPEAASDEEIDALIAKAMVDTGAAGVKDMGKVMAAVKPELAGRADMAQVSTRIKARLVG; encoded by the coding sequence ATGAGTCTGAAAGCCCGAATCACTGAAGATATGAAATCTGCCATGCGCGCCAAGGAAACGGCGCGTCTTGGAGCGATTCGACTATTATTGGCGGCAATCAAGCAACGTGAAGTCGATGAGCGCATCGAGCTGGATGATGCGCAGATAGTTGCTGCGATTGACAAGATGCTCAAGCAGCGGCGGGATTCCATTGCGCAGTTCGAAGCTGCGGGCAGGCAGGAATTGGCTGATATCGAGCATTTCGAAATCAGCGTATTGCAAGCCTATATGCCTGAAGCGGCAAGCGACGAAGAAATTGACGCCCTGATCGCAAAAGCGATGGTTGATACCGGCGCTGCCGGCGTCAAGGATATGGGCAAGGTCATGGCGGCAGTGAAGCCGGAATTGGCTGGTCGTGCCGATATGGCGCAAGTGTCAACACGGATTAAGGCCAGGTTAGTCGGCTGA
- the dnaG gene encoding DNA primase, translated as MIPQDFIQSLLSRVDIVDVIDHRVPLKKAGANYQACCPFHNEKTPSFTVSPTKQFYHCFGCGAHGTAIGFLMEYAGLSYVDAIKALADQTGMVVPETAAPNPQRTQQTASLLEVMQGAELYYRQQLKASATAIAYLKKRGLTGEIAARFGLGYAPNGWQNLEAVFEQYANPVLQEAGLVVVNDAGQRYDRFRDRVMFPIINQKGDVIGFGGRVLDGGEPKYLNSPETPLFQKGSELYGLFQARRAIRDAGRVIVVEGYMDVVALAQHGVEYAVATLGTATTATHIQKLLRHTDEVIFCFDGDSAGQRAAWRALEHSLAIVTDSSRLGFLFLPESHDPDSYVREFGRAGFEEFQARSVVPLSVYLFKQIAQQHDLMTDEGKSAFLKALQPLIVQVTAPSLALMLRKRAAELVQIEMAELTGLWNLKPARTAFASPARAKRPAPASISRQLLRMVLFNPALAQQMSEELLTQNDSDTQTLREVLVILRQHPHLDTAMLIEQGRHQAHAATIQQCGAEIMDWDAEFDVAPEFNLALDQLRATGKQSRMQILAQKSLRDLTEAEKKELQQLR; from the coding sequence ATGATCCCGCAGGATTTTATTCAAAGCCTGTTAAGTCGCGTTGATATCGTTGATGTGATAGATCATCGCGTCCCGCTGAAAAAGGCTGGTGCGAATTATCAGGCCTGCTGTCCGTTCCATAACGAAAAAACCCCTTCATTTACAGTTTCACCTACCAAGCAGTTCTACCATTGTTTTGGTTGCGGTGCGCATGGCACGGCAATCGGCTTTTTGATGGAATATGCCGGATTGAGTTATGTCGATGCGATCAAGGCATTGGCAGATCAGACGGGTATGGTGGTGCCGGAAACAGCAGCGCCCAATCCGCAACGTACGCAGCAGACAGCCAGTCTGCTTGAAGTCATGCAGGGAGCGGAGCTGTATTATCGTCAGCAGCTCAAGGCTTCGGCAACGGCCATCGCTTATCTGAAAAAACGCGGGCTGACCGGCGAAATAGCGGCCAGATTCGGCTTGGGTTACGCGCCGAACGGATGGCAGAATCTGGAAGCGGTATTCGAGCAGTATGCCAATCCGGTATTGCAGGAAGCGGGCCTGGTGGTGGTTAACGATGCCGGGCAGCGCTATGACCGCTTTCGCGACCGGGTGATGTTTCCGATTATTAACCAGAAGGGTGACGTGATCGGTTTCGGCGGCCGCGTGCTGGATGGCGGCGAACCCAAATATCTGAATTCCCCGGAAACACCCTTGTTCCAGAAGGGCAGTGAACTTTACGGGTTGTTTCAGGCGCGACGCGCGATTCGCGATGCAGGCCGGGTGATTGTGGTCGAAGGTTACATGGATGTGGTAGCGCTGGCGCAGCACGGGGTGGAATACGCTGTGGCGACGCTGGGTACTGCGACTACGGCGACGCATATCCAGAAGTTGCTGCGGCATACCGATGAAGTGATTTTCTGTTTCGATGGCGACAGTGCCGGGCAACGGGCCGCATGGCGGGCGCTGGAACACAGCCTGGCTATCGTGACTGACAGTAGCCGCCTGGGGTTCCTGTTTTTACCGGAATCGCATGATCCTGACAGTTATGTGCGTGAGTTTGGGCGGGCAGGGTTTGAGGAATTTCAGGCCCGGTCGGTGGTGCCGCTGTCCGTTTACTTGTTCAAGCAGATTGCACAGCAGCATGATTTGATGACGGATGAGGGCAAAAGTGCTTTTTTGAAAGCGCTGCAGCCGCTGATCGTGCAAGTGACGGCACCCAGTCTGGCGCTGATGTTACGTAAGCGCGCGGCTGAGTTGGTGCAAATCGAGATGGCGGAACTAACCGGATTGTGGAATCTCAAACCGGCGCGTACTGCCTTCGCGTCACCCGCACGAGCAAAACGTCCGGCACCTGCATCAATAAGTCGACAGCTGCTGCGGATGGTGCTGTTTAATCCGGCTCTGGCGCAGCAAATGAGCGAGGAATTGCTCACGCAAAACGATAGCGATACGCAAACATTGCGCGAAGTACTTGTAATTCTGCGTCAGCATCCCCATCTGGATACGGCGATGCTGATAGAACAAGGGCGGCATCAGGCCCATGCTGCCACTATTCAGCAGTGTGGCGCTGAAATCATGGACTGGGACGCCGAATTCGATGTGGCGCCGGAGTTCAATCTGGCACTGGATCAATTGCGTGCGACAGGCAAGCAATCGCGCATGCAGATTCTGGCACAAAAATCGCTTCGGGATTTGACCGAAGCGGAAAAAAAAGAATTACAGCAATTACGCTAG
- the rpoD gene encoding RNA polymerase sigma factor RpoD, giving the protein MAIDQDKNDVKQTDAELRRARLKNLIVLGKERGYLTYAEINDHLPDDMLDAEQIEGVISMINDMGIQVYDEAPDAEALLMSDATPAVADEDVVAEAEAALSTVDSEFGRTTDPVRMYMREMGTVELLTREGEIEIAKRIEDGLKHMVQAISACPITIDQILTLVDKVERDEIRIDEFVDGIVASEAELEAAAAAAAAVVPSPEEETAEGEIDEEEVDDDADGSAMAAANLAQLKADAMERFELLRKLVKRMQAAQKKYGYASKQYNELQTEVSNVLLEIRFSAKQVEALCNIIRGLVETVRSHERDIMEVAVKKSGMPREHFIKVFPNNETNLEWVNEQAAVKKPYAEGLIRHQYTIIERQNGLIALQDKIGIPIQDLKEINRQMTTGEGRTLRAKREMIEANLRLVISIAKKYTNRGLQFLDLIQEGNIGLMKAVDKFEYRRGYKFSTYATWWIRQAITRSIADQARTIRIPVHMIETINKMNRIARQILQETGQEPDPAVLAEKMEMPEEKIRKILKISKEPISMETPIGDDEDSHLGDFIEDTSTLAPMDAAIYDSLQDVTKEILDGLTQREAKVLRMRFGIEMNTDHTLEEVGKQFDVTRERIRQIEAKALRKLRHPSRSDRLKSFIDNSGQ; this is encoded by the coding sequence ATGGCGATCGATCAAGACAAGAATGATGTTAAACAAACCGACGCGGAATTACGCCGTGCCCGTCTCAAAAATCTGATTGTACTTGGTAAAGAGCGTGGTTACCTGACTTACGCGGAAATCAACGATCACTTGCCTGACGATATGCTCGATGCCGAGCAAATCGAGGGCGTGATCAGCATGATCAACGACATGGGTATCCAGGTCTATGATGAAGCGCCCGATGCTGAAGCGCTGCTCATGTCGGATGCGACGCCTGCGGTCGCCGATGAGGATGTGGTTGCTGAAGCCGAAGCTGCATTATCGACCGTGGATTCCGAGTTTGGTCGTACTACCGATCCTGTGCGCATGTACATGCGCGAAATGGGTACGGTTGAATTGCTGACGCGCGAAGGTGAAATTGAAATCGCCAAGCGTATCGAAGACGGCTTGAAGCATATGGTGCAGGCGATTTCCGCATGCCCGATCACGATTGACCAGATTCTGACTCTGGTGGACAAGGTTGAACGCGACGAAATCCGGATTGACGAATTCGTGGACGGTATCGTCGCCAGCGAAGCGGAACTTGAAGCCGCAGCGGCGGCCGCAGCAGCAGTAGTACCATCCCCGGAAGAAGAGACTGCTGAAGGTGAAATTGATGAAGAAGAGGTTGACGACGACGCCGACGGCAGTGCCATGGCAGCAGCCAATCTGGCGCAGTTGAAAGCCGATGCGATGGAACGTTTTGAGTTGCTGCGCAAACTGGTCAAGCGCATGCAAGCGGCACAGAAGAAATATGGTTACGCCAGCAAGCAATACAATGAATTGCAAACGGAAGTGTCCAATGTGTTGCTGGAAATCCGCTTTTCTGCCAAACAGGTCGAGGCTTTGTGCAATATCATCCGCGGTCTGGTAGAAACGGTGCGTTCGCATGAACGCGACATCATGGAAGTGGCCGTCAAGAAATCCGGCATGCCGCGCGAACACTTCATCAAAGTGTTCCCGAACAATGAAACCAATCTGGAATGGGTCAACGAACAGGCTGCGGTCAAAAAGCCTTATGCAGAAGGTCTGATCCGCCATCAGTACACCATCATCGAGCGCCAGAACGGCCTGATTGCGTTGCAGGACAAGATCGGCATTCCTATCCAGGACCTGAAAGAAATCAATCGTCAGATGACCACTGGCGAAGGCCGCACCTTGCGCGCCAAGCGTGAAATGATCGAAGCCAACCTGCGGCTGGTGATCTCCATTGCGAAGAAATACACCAATCGTGGTTTGCAATTCCTTGATCTGATTCAGGAAGGCAATATCGGCCTGATGAAGGCGGTGGACAAATTCGAATATCGTCGCGGCTATAAATTCTCGACTTACGCCACCTGGTGGATACGTCAGGCGATCACGCGTTCGATCGCCGACCAGGCACGCACCATTCGTATCCCTGTGCACATGATCGAGACCATCAACAAGATGAATCGTATCGCACGGCAGATATTGCAGGAAACCGGGCAGGAGCCGGATCCGGCCGTGCTCGCCGAAAAGATGGAAATGCCGGAAGAAAAAATCCGCAAGATTCTCAAGATATCCAAAGAGCCGATTTCGATGGAAACGCCGATCGGCGATGACGAAGATTCGCATCTGGGCGATTTCATCGAGGATACCTCGACTCTGGCACCGATGGATGCTGCTATTTATGACAGTCTGCAAGATGTCACCAAGGAAATCCTGGATGGCCTGACCCAGCGCGAAGCCAAAGTGTTGCGCATGCGTTTCGGTATCGAAATGAATACCGACCATACTCTGGAAGAAGTCGGCAAGCAGTTCGACGTCACTCGTGAGCGTATTCGTCAGATCGAAGCCAAGGCGTTGCGTAAATTACGCCATCCTTCGCGATCGGATCGGCTCAAGAGCTTTATCGACAATAGCGGTCAATAA